The Sagittula stellata E-37 sequence AGTTGGTAGAGCGCTTCGTTTACACCGAAGATGTCGGGAGTTCGAGTCTCTCATCACCCACCATCCTCTCCCGCCAGAGATCACGAAGCCCCGTTCGCACGGGGCTGTTCCGCTGTTTTGCCGACCTGGCTTTCGCGACAGGATCGGGGGTCAGGACCATTCGGCGCGGCGGGCGAGGGCGGCCGTGCGGATCATCGTGGCGTCGATCTCGACCGCGATGAACTGGGCGCCGGCTTCGGCCGAAGCGCGCAGCAGCGTGTCGTCGCGCGAAAGGATGCCGCCCGGCACGCCCAGCTTCTTCAGCTTGGCAAAACCGTCGAGGATCGCGGCCTTGACCTCCGGATGGGAGGGCTGGCCGGGGTAGCCGAAACTGGCGGCGAGGTCGGCGGGTCCGATGAAGACCCCATCGACGCCGTCGACGGAGGCGATCTCCTCGATCTGTGCGAGGGCGTCGCGCGTCTCGACCTGCACCAGCAGACAGATCTCGTCGTTGGCGCGCTCCGCGTAGTTCGCGATGGCGCCGTAGCGGGTGGCCCGGGTCACACCCGCGACGCCCCGGATGCCACTGGGCGGGTAGGTCACGGCGGCGACGGCGGCGCGGGCCTCGTCCGGGGTCTGCACGTAGGGGATCAGCAGGGTCTGCGCGCCCGCGTCGAGCAGCTTCTTGATCTCGACCGCGTCGTTCCAGCCGGGACGGACCACGCCGGTGACAGGGTAGGGCGCGACCGCGCGCAGGAAGGCCAGAGCCTCGGCAGGACCGACAGGCGAATGCTCGGTGTCCATCAGGATCCAGTCGTAGCCGCAGGTGGCCATCAACTCTGCCACATCGGCGCTTGCGAAGGTGTGCCAAAGGCCGATCTGGCGCTGTCCGGCGCGCAGCGCGGCCTTGAAGCGGTTCTTGGGCAGGTCCATTCGGGTACTCCTTTGGGATGGCACGCGGTCCGCAACGCCGTGGGTGCGCGGTCAGGTGTCCGGGGCGTCGGGGTGCGTCTTCTTGATGAGGTCGATCAGTATCTCGACCGAGCGGGCGATATGAAGCTTGAGTATGTCGGCGGCTTCGTCGGCGCGGCGGGCGACGGCGGCTTCGGCGATGGCGGTGTGCTCTTCGACCACGTCGCGCTGTACGGTGACGGCCTCTGAGTAGATGTTGCGGTAACGGTCGTTGAACGCCACCAGCATGGCATGGGTGCGCAGCAGGAGCGGCATGTCGCAGCCGGCGATCAGCGCGAGATGGAAGGCGTTGTTGGCGGCTTCCCATTCGGCACGGCTGCGGGGATCGGCGGCGTCGCGCTGGGTATGGTTCACCCGATACAGCGCGGCCATGACGCCGGTTTCCCAGTCGAGCCCGCCATTGGCAATCGACCGGCGCAGCGCGAAGGGTTCCAGTTCCGCGCGCAGCGCGCCGACCTCGGTGAAGTTGGCGATGGAGATCGGCGTGACGCGATAGCCGCGTTGGGGGGCCACGTCGACCAGCCCTTCGGAGACGAGCCGGGTCACCGCCTCGCGCAGGGGGGACAGGCCCACGTCGAGCTCGGCGCGCAGCTTGTCGAGACTGAGGCGACTGCCGGGGGCGAGTGTGCCGTGCAGGATGTCATGGCGCAGCCGCGCTTCGATCCGGCCGGCAATGGTCGGCTTGCCCGTGGGCCGGCTGGCCCATTCCGTTGTCGACATGCTCTCCTCCTGTCACTTTCGCCTTACATCAGCGGGCACGTGTTAGGGAAGGAAAAACGATTGGCGGCCAGAAAATCGATTTGTGTTTACGGGATCGGTATTGCTTGTTACCACCGTTAGAGATGGATTCGGACGCGCAGGAGGCGCATACCGGTCCGGTCGAACTTGGGAGGATCTTCGATGCCGTTCAACATGAGCCGCCGCGCCGTTCTGGCTGCGGCCACCGCACTTGCCGTTACCGCCACGGGCGCGTTCGCTCAGGACAAGGTGCAGCTTCGCCTGTCGGGCGTGAACTCCGAGACCGACCAGCGCGCCATCGCGCTCACGGAAGTCTTCGGTCCGGCGGTTTCCGATTTCGCCAACTTCGAGCCGCACTGGAACGGTACTCTGTTCGGTCAGGGGACCGAGCTTGAGGCGATCGCTTCCGGCGACCTCGAAATGTCGATCACCTCGGCGCAGGAGCTGGCCACGTTCTTCCCGGAATGGTCGATCTTCTCCGCAGGCTACGTCCTGCAGAGCGCCGAGCACCAGGTCGCCGTGTTCAACGACCCTCTGATGGACCCCTTCAAGCAGAAGGTGGAGGATGAGCTGGGTGTCGTACTGCTGGCGCCGATGTATCTTGGCCGCCGCCAGGTGAACCTGCGCCAGAGCCGCGACGAGCTTGACGTGCAGACCCCGGCGGACCTGTCCGGCGTGAACCTGCGGATGCCCGGGTCGGACGCGTGGCAGTTCCTGGGCCGTGCGCTGGGTGCGAACCCGACGCCG is a genomic window containing:
- a CDS encoding HpcH/HpaI aldolase family protein; translation: MDLPKNRFKAALRAGQRQIGLWHTFASADVAELMATCGYDWILMDTEHSPVGPAEALAFLRAVAPYPVTGVVRPGWNDAVEIKKLLDAGAQTLLIPYVQTPDEARAAVAAVTYPPSGIRGVAGVTRATRYGAIANYAERANDEICLLVQVETRDALAQIEEIASVDGVDGVFIGPADLAASFGYPGQPSHPEVKAAILDGFAKLKKLGVPGGILSRDDTLLRASAEAGAQFIAVEIDATMIRTAALARRAEWS
- a CDS encoding GntR family transcriptional regulator, translating into MSTTEWASRPTGKPTIAGRIEARLRHDILHGTLAPGSRLSLDKLRAELDVGLSPLREAVTRLVSEGLVDVAPQRGYRVTPISIANFTEVGALRAELEPFALRRSIANGGLDWETGVMAALYRVNHTQRDAADPRSRAEWEAANNAFHLALIAGCDMPLLLRTHAMLVAFNDRYRNIYSEAVTVQRDVVEEHTAIAEAAVARRADEAADILKLHIARSVEILIDLIKKTHPDAPDT
- the dctP gene encoding TRAP transporter substrate-binding protein DctP, with the protein product MPFNMSRRAVLAAATALAVTATGAFAQDKVQLRLSGVNSETDQRAIALTEVFGPAVSDFANFEPHWNGTLFGQGTELEAIASGDLEMSITSAQELATFFPEWSIFSAGYVLQSAEHQVAVFNDPLMDPFKQKVEDELGVVLLAPMYLGRRQVNLRQSRDELDVQTPADLSGVNLRMPGSDAWQFLGRALGANPTPMAFTEVYTALQTGAVDGQDNPLPTVVDAKFYEVTKQIALTSHLVDWNFIALSAETFNNLTPEQQTQITDAAVAAADSGRAAQLAKEEELVSFLEEQGLDVYEPDVAAFREAVQKAYLESDLAASWPDGVLDAVNALGN